The Lysobacter sp. HDW10 genome window below encodes:
- the nagZ gene encoding beta-N-acetylhexosaminidase, which produces MLVIGVAGKELTSHEREWLQHPACAGVILFTRNFASKAQVAELALAIREASPRPQLICVDQEGGRVQRFREGYSALPPLEGFGTLHAKDRAAAIALAKEHAWLMASEILASQIDLSFAPVVDLGKGNRAIGNRAFSADPIVVSDFTRAYIDGMHAAGMAATLKHFPGHGSILEDTHFEHAVDDRSLEDIQSSDLLPFAVGIDAGADAVMMAHVIYPKVAPEPAGYSPYWIQNVLRQDMGFRGVVFSDDIGMAGAHGVGGVKKRVEAHLDAGCDAVLVCHPELVEEALVAVEGRALNTMAIAGLLGRGSHAWEGLLADTRYSEAQSALQQSLGGVA; this is translated from the coding sequence ATGCTCGTCATTGGTGTTGCCGGTAAAGAATTGACTTCGCACGAGCGCGAATGGCTTCAGCATCCCGCGTGCGCGGGCGTCATCTTATTCACGCGTAACTTTGCCTCAAAGGCGCAGGTCGCCGAATTGGCTTTGGCGATTCGTGAGGCTTCGCCACGTCCGCAATTGATTTGTGTGGATCAAGAGGGTGGCCGCGTTCAACGTTTTCGAGAAGGGTATAGCGCACTGCCGCCGCTCGAAGGCTTCGGCACATTGCACGCCAAAGACCGCGCTGCTGCTATTGCGCTGGCGAAAGAGCATGCATGGTTGATGGCCAGTGAGATTCTTGCGTCGCAAATCGATCTCAGCTTTGCGCCGGTCGTTGATCTCGGGAAAGGCAACCGCGCCATTGGCAATCGCGCCTTCTCAGCAGATCCGATTGTCGTGTCCGACTTCACGCGTGCCTATATCGATGGGATGCATGCTGCAGGCATGGCTGCCACGCTGAAACATTTCCCCGGTCACGGCTCGATTCTTGAGGACACCCATTTCGAACATGCGGTGGACGATCGGAGTTTGGAAGACATCCAAAGTAGTGACCTGTTGCCATTTGCTGTCGGCATCGATGCCGGCGCGGATGCTGTGATGATGGCGCACGTGATATATCCCAAAGTTGCGCCAGAGCCCGCGGGCTATTCGCCGTACTGGATTCAAAACGTGTTGCGACAAGACATGGGTTTTCGTGGCGTTGTATTTTCTGACGACATTGGCATGGCCGGTGCGCATGGCGTGGGTGGCGTTAAAAAGCGTGTCGAAGCCCATCTGGATGCAGGATGCGATGCCGTGCTTGTGTGTCATCCCGAACTGGTCGAAGAAGCTTTGGTTGCAGTTGAGGGTAGGGCACTCAATACGATGGCGATCGCGGGTTTGCTGGGTCGTGGATCGCATGCATGGGAAGGTTTGTTGGCAGACACGCGATATAGCGAGGCGCAATCTGCGCTTCAACAATCGCTCGGAGGTGTGGCTTGA
- a CDS encoding DsbE family thiol:disulfide interchange protein, whose product MNSKRWLPFAIFLALAALLAAGVWMSKRADRDALPSPLIGKKAPEFALKNLFNPEQVVTLKDLKGAPFVLNVWGSWCVACREEHPALSAFAETKRVRVIGYNWKDEPEDAKRWLEQLGNPFFLVLSDMEGKTAIDLGVYGAPETYLIDAKGYVRWKHVGPLNDTLIHNELLPALARAEQDAR is encoded by the coding sequence ATGAATTCAAAACGCTGGCTACCGTTTGCCATTTTCTTGGCGCTGGCTGCACTCTTGGCCGCTGGCGTTTGGATGAGCAAGCGCGCAGATCGCGACGCTTTGCCCTCGCCCTTGATTGGCAAGAAAGCCCCTGAGTTCGCTCTGAAGAACTTGTTCAATCCAGAGCAAGTGGTGACCCTGAAAGACCTCAAGGGTGCGCCCTTCGTTTTGAATGTGTGGGGCAGCTGGTGTGTCGCATGTCGTGAAGAACATCCCGCGTTGTCGGCGTTTGCCGAAACCAAGCGTGTGCGTGTGATCGGCTACAACTGGAAGGACGAGCCCGAAGACGCCAAGCGTTGGCTCGAACAGTTGGGCAATCCCTTCTTCCTCGTGTTGTCAGATATGGAAGGCAAGACGGCAATTGATTTGGGCGTCTATGGCGCGCCTGAAACTTACCTCATCGACGCAAAAGGCTACGTGCGTTGGAAGCATGTGGGTCCGCTCAATGACACGCTGATTCACAATGAACTTCTCCCTGCGTTGGCGCGGGCCGAGCAAGACGCACGCTGA
- a CDS encoding homoserine O-acetyltransferase → MAEFPPPATQTFELPSPFALHRGGELHQARMAYETWGTLNDAKSNAVLILTGLSPSAHAASSPADPLPGWWEPVIGPGKAIDTDHWFVVCVNHLGSCKGSTGAASIDPATGEPYRLTFPDLSVEDMGNAAVALMQGLGVTQLACLVGCSMGAMAALAVLVQHPDYARTHINACGAARALPFSIAVRSLQREAIRLDPDWQAGQYTDADYPDTGMRLARKLGVITYRSSLEWNGRFGRVRMDEIDTNTPFSAEFVVESYLDAHADRFARYFDPNCYLYLGRAMDWFDIGEHALDPHPQVHCEENIVAALSRTHVQKALVLGAVTDMLFPIPQQEEIAAGLMASGAAVEFHAVPSEQGHDAFLVDHERFGALMGAFLKEIM, encoded by the coding sequence ATGGCAGAATTCCCGCCTCCCGCAACGCAAACGTTTGAGTTGCCCTCACCGTTTGCGCTTCATCGCGGCGGCGAGTTGCATCAAGCGCGCATGGCCTATGAAACATGGGGCACGCTAAACGACGCGAAGTCCAACGCGGTTTTGATCCTGACCGGCCTATCGCCCAGCGCGCATGCCGCGTCATCGCCGGCAGATCCGTTGCCCGGCTGGTGGGAGCCCGTTATCGGACCAGGCAAGGCCATCGACACGGACCACTGGTTCGTCGTGTGCGTCAATCATTTGGGCTCATGCAAAGGGTCGACAGGCGCTGCGTCGATTGATCCCGCGACGGGCGAACCCTATCGCCTGACTTTTCCTGATCTGTCCGTAGAAGACATGGGGAACGCTGCAGTTGCGCTCATGCAGGGCCTGGGTGTCACGCAACTTGCATGTTTGGTGGGTTGCTCAATGGGCGCGATGGCCGCCTTGGCTGTGCTTGTACAGCACCCTGACTACGCCCGCACGCACATCAATGCCTGTGGTGCTGCACGTGCATTGCCTTTCTCGATTGCGGTTCGTTCGTTACAACGCGAGGCGATTCGACTCGATCCGGATTGGCAGGCAGGCCAGTACACGGATGCCGACTACCCCGATACGGGGATGCGCTTGGCCAGAAAGCTTGGTGTCATCACATATCGCTCTTCTTTGGAATGGAACGGGCGCTTTGGCCGCGTTCGCATGGATGAGATCGATACCAACACGCCCTTCTCCGCGGAGTTTGTGGTCGAGTCTTATTTGGACGCGCATGCGGATCGATTTGCACGGTATTTCGATCCCAATTGCTACCTCTATCTGGGTCGCGCTATGGATTGGTTCGACATCGGTGAGCATGCGCTCGACCCGCATCCTCAGGTGCATTGCGAAGAAAATATCGTGGCCGCGCTGTCACGCACGCATGTTCAGAAGGCATTGGTGCTTGGCGCGGTCACGGACATGCTGTTCCCGATTCCGCAGCAGGAAGAGATTGCGGCGGGCCTGATGGCGTCTGGTGCAGCTGTCGAGTTCCATGCCGTCCCGTCTGAACAAGGCCATGACGCATTTTTGGTGGATCACGAAAGATTTGGCGCCTTGATGGGTGCGTTTTTGAAAGAGATCATGTAA
- the ccmE gene encoding cytochrome c maturation protein CcmE — MNPVRRKRLALVLLLVLAAAIVVALGAFALQRNVSYLYTPSEVLKGEAGEHARFRLGGMVAAGSFKRPSGSLEAHFDVDDGDARLPVVYTGILPDLFREKQAVVATGSMKDGVFVAEEVLAKHDETYMPKEVADKMGAAHKKHDVKDAPKPAEGKSP; from the coding sequence ATGAATCCTGTTCGACGTAAACGACTCGCGCTTGTGCTGCTTCTGGTTTTGGCAGCGGCGATTGTCGTGGCGCTCGGTGCGTTCGCACTACAACGTAACGTGTCTTACCTCTACACACCGAGCGAAGTGCTGAAAGGTGAAGCCGGCGAACACGCGCGTTTTCGCTTGGGCGGCATGGTCGCAGCGGGATCTTTCAAACGCCCGAGCGGTTCACTCGAAGCCCATTTTGACGTCGATGATGGCGACGCCCGATTGCCTGTGGTTTATACCGGCATTCTTCCGGATCTGTTCCGAGAAAAGCAGGCCGTTGTGGCGACAGGCAGCATGAAAGACGGCGTTTTCGTTGCTGAGGAAGTGTTGGCCAAGCACGACGAAACTTACATGCCGAAGGAAGTTGCCGACAAGATGGGTGCCGCGCATAAAAAGCACGACGTCAAGGACGCACCGAAACCTGCTGAAGGTAAATCGCCATGA
- the hisC gene encoding histidinol-phosphate transaminase, whose protein sequence is MLAHRVQPSIRVLRTYDPGHDLVALRNAANQTLVELCSNENPYGPSPGARDAIIRHIDELALYPDPRGGDLKRALAEQYSIAADQIVLGNGSHELLMQLAQVFAGPDTHVVASQYGFAVYAIAAAAVGARFEAADALPFDNEMAGGHDLDAIAAAIRAETHLVYLANPNNPTGTWFGIDALASFLSRIPTDTVVAIDEAYAEFVDAPEWASAIPLVQKYPNLIVMRTFSKAHGLAGLRIGYGIAQTELIGWLERIRESFNVNLLGLAAAEASLRDQNALERSVSQNKIERERLAELLRARGLFVFPSQTNFLLVRFGEAATRIDEALRAHNVVLRPMGGYGLPDCLRITVGTAEQNATLLAAIDAVR, encoded by the coding sequence ATGCTCGCGCATCGCGTTCAGCCATCTATTCGGGTTCTGCGGACCTATGACCCCGGCCACGATCTCGTCGCATTGCGAAATGCGGCCAATCAAACACTGGTGGAACTCTGCTCGAACGAGAATCCCTACGGCCCCAGTCCGGGTGCACGCGACGCCATCATTCGCCATATCGACGAATTGGCACTGTACCCAGACCCGCGAGGGGGCGATCTTAAACGCGCACTCGCCGAGCAATACAGCATCGCAGCCGACCAGATTGTGCTCGGCAACGGTTCACACGAACTATTGATGCAACTTGCGCAAGTGTTTGCGGGTCCGGACACGCATGTGGTGGCGTCGCAATACGGTTTTGCTGTGTACGCAATCGCCGCCGCCGCAGTGGGTGCACGCTTTGAGGCTGCCGATGCACTGCCTTTCGACAACGAGATGGCCGGTGGTCACGATCTCGACGCGATCGCCGCTGCTATTCGTGCCGAAACGCATCTCGTCTACCTCGCCAATCCCAATAATCCGACCGGCACGTGGTTCGGCATCGATGCATTGGCATCGTTTCTGTCGCGTATTCCCACCGACACCGTTGTGGCGATTGATGAGGCCTATGCGGAATTTGTCGATGCACCCGAATGGGCATCCGCCATTCCTTTAGTGCAGAAATATCCCAACTTGATCGTCATGCGTACTTTCAGCAAGGCACATGGACTTGCCGGCCTACGTATTGGCTACGGCATCGCGCAAACAGAATTGATCGGTTGGCTTGAGCGCATTCGTGAAAGTTTCAACGTCAATCTTTTGGGACTCGCCGCCGCCGAAGCCTCTCTAAGAGACCAGAACGCCCTTGAACGGAGCGTCAGCCAAAACAAGATTGAACGCGAACGTCTCGCGGAATTGCTGCGCGCACGCGGCCTGTTTGTGTTTCCTTCACAGACCAACTTTCTGCTCGTGCGCTTCGGTGAAGCAGCAACGCGCATCGATGAAGCACTGCGTGCGCACAATGTCGTATTGCGGCCTATGGGTGGCTATGGATTGCCAGACTGCCTGCGCATCACCGTTGGTACCGCAGAACAAAACGCGACGCTCCTGGCTGCCATCGACGCAGTTCGATAA
- the ccmB gene encoding heme exporter protein CcmB, with amino-acid sequence MNLRAMNALLVRDLRLLWRRRGDAFQPVLFALLIVVLFALASDGKPEHQARIAAAVIWVSALLSGLLALDTLFRADAEDGALEQWVLSPTPLPMLVATRIGSHWLTTALPVIIAVPFLGELLHLPRESLRPLLISLLLGTPLLSLLGAVVAALTVGLRRAGILLSLLALPLYVPVLVFGAGSVSAAAQGFDPVGAWLWLAAGLVAGVVLAPWVAAAAIRLGIR; translated from the coding sequence ATGAACTTGCGCGCTATGAATGCCTTGCTTGTGCGCGATCTGCGTTTGCTGTGGCGCCGACGTGGCGACGCATTCCAACCGGTGCTGTTTGCACTGCTCATCGTTGTTCTGTTTGCGCTGGCTTCAGATGGCAAGCCGGAGCACCAAGCCAGAATTGCAGCTGCGGTGATTTGGGTCTCCGCGCTGCTGTCTGGCTTACTCGCCTTGGACACCTTGTTCAGAGCAGACGCTGAAGACGGCGCATTGGAACAATGGGTGCTGTCGCCTACGCCGCTGCCGATGTTGGTTGCGACGCGCATTGGCAGCCATTGGTTGACCACTGCACTGCCCGTTATCATCGCCGTGCCGTTTCTTGGCGAGCTGCTCCATCTGCCGCGAGAATCGCTGCGCCCGCTATTGATATCACTGCTTTTGGGCACGCCATTGCTGAGTTTGTTGGGCGCTGTTGTGGCGGCGCTCACCGTCGGTCTACGACGTGCCGGTATCCTGCTGTCATTGCTCGCGTTGCCGTTGTACGTTCCGGTTCTAGTGTTTGGTGCCGGGAGTGTTTCTGCGGCTGCGCAAGGGTTTGATCCGGTCGGTGCGTGGTTATGGCTTGCGGCGGGTTTAGTGGCGGGTGTCGTACTTGCACCGTGGGTTGCAGCGGCTGCAATCCGACTCGGTATTCGGTGA
- a CDS encoding S-methyl-5'-thioinosine phosphorylase, whose product MNDLFDIAIIGGTGVYALAELSNAEAHQPVTPYGKPSGPIRVGDMAGKRVGFLARHGEGHSIPPHKINYRANLTALKALGAKQVIALNTVGGITDAFGPRVLACADQLIDYTWGRISTLSEEPGTDVLHVDFGDPYTPTLRQALIAAAAQAGVPLVDHGCYGATQGPRLETRAEIARMRRDGCDLVGMTGMPEAGLARELGLEYACLGIVANWAAGCGPTPDEIITMEDVLANVHAATAHVSPLLTTLLINGTRPR is encoded by the coding sequence ATGAACGACTTGTTTGATATCGCAATCATTGGCGGTACCGGCGTGTACGCGCTGGCCGAGCTCAGCAATGCAGAAGCGCATCAACCGGTCACGCCTTACGGCAAACCCTCCGGACCGATTCGCGTGGGCGACATGGCCGGCAAACGTGTGGGCTTCCTTGCCCGACACGGGGAAGGGCATTCCATTCCCCCGCATAAGATCAACTACCGTGCGAATTTGACCGCACTAAAAGCGTTGGGCGCGAAACAGGTCATTGCGTTAAATACGGTGGGTGGCATCACCGATGCATTTGGCCCACGCGTTTTGGCGTGCGCTGATCAACTCATCGACTACACCTGGGGCCGTATCTCGACCTTGAGTGAGGAGCCGGGCACCGACGTATTGCATGTCGACTTCGGCGACCCCTACACACCGACCCTCCGGCAGGCATTGATCGCCGCCGCTGCGCAAGCGGGCGTGCCTTTGGTCGATCACGGCTGCTACGGCGCGACGCAAGGCCCGCGCCTCGAGACACGTGCAGAAATTGCACGCATGCGTCGCGATGGCTGTGACCTCGTCGGCATGACGGGCATGCCCGAAGCCGGTCTCGCACGCGAACTGGGCTTGGAATACGCATGCCTCGGCATCGTCGCCAACTGGGCCGCCGGCTGCGGCCCAACCCCCGACGAAATCATCACCATGGAAGACGTCCTGGCCAACGTCCACGCCGCCACCGCCCACGTCTCCCCCCTCCTAACCACCCTCCTAATTAACGGTACCCGTCCCCGTTAA
- the ccmD gene encoding heme exporter protein CcmD, with protein MKYAEYVIAAYAIFFLFLAWDFLAPLIRIRKAIRAAKLRSKRESSRHTSSGTS; from the coding sequence ATGAAGTACGCCGAATACGTCATTGCTGCATACGCCATCTTTTTTCTCTTTTTGGCTTGGGACTTTCTCGCGCCTTTGATTCGAATTCGTAAAGCGATTCGCGCCGCCAAGTTACGAAGCAAGCGCGAATCTTCCCGCCACACCTCTTCTGGAACATCATGA
- a CDS encoding heme ABC transporter permease, with amino-acid sequence MNPLVLWFHKLGSPPYFDVFAKRWAPWCHLLGFLLMAVGVYQGLFVVPADYQQSDSARILYIHVPAAWMSIGVYLGMAVYAAIAQIWRIKLCEILAMACAPIGAGYTIVTLITGSIWGKPMWGTWWTWDPRLTTELILLFMYFGVMGLYAAIEDRRQAARTAGFLAMVGVVLLPIIRYSVNWWDSLHQGQTVSVFGQSKLDASMAAPLWWVVIGIHVWFVGSLLLRARAENLERESGKAWVAQTMEPKP; translated from the coding sequence ATGAATCCATTAGTCCTTTGGTTCCACAAACTCGGTTCACCCCCCTACTTCGACGTGTTTGCCAAGCGGTGGGCGCCTTGGTGCCACCTGCTGGGTTTCCTATTGATGGCAGTGGGCGTTTACCAAGGCCTGTTCGTGGTGCCTGCCGACTATCAGCAAAGCGATAGCGCACGGATTTTGTACATCCATGTACCGGCAGCTTGGATGAGCATCGGTGTGTATTTGGGTATGGCGGTCTATGCAGCCATTGCGCAAATTTGGCGTATCAAGTTGTGCGAAATTCTGGCCATGGCATGCGCGCCGATTGGCGCCGGTTACACCATCGTCACCTTGATCACAGGTTCCATTTGGGGCAAACCCATGTGGGGTACTTGGTGGACGTGGGACCCGAGACTCACGACCGAACTCATCTTGCTCTTCATGTACTTCGGCGTGATGGGTTTGTACGCAGCGATTGAAGATCGTCGACAAGCCGCAAGAACGGCTGGCTTCTTAGCGATGGTCGGTGTTGTGTTGCTGCCCATCATTCGCTATTCGGTGAACTGGTGGGACTCTCTGCACCAAGGTCAAACTGTGAGCGTGTTTGGCCAATCAAAACTCGACGCCAGTATGGCTGCGCCTTTGTGGTGGGTTGTTATTGGTATTCATGTGTGGTTTGTGGGTTCTTTGCTGTTGCGCGCACGCGCAGAAAACCTGGAGCGCGAATCCGGTAAAGCCTGGGTGGCGCAAACGATGGAGCCCAAGCCATGA
- the azu gene encoding azurin, with amino-acid sequence MKKLTFLAFTMVSALAMASCDSGLKVVDAGAHAAEPAKEDPSNTSANISMPPENPPDDVAPTAGESVAVDAPPIPAGPAVDPSRCDATISAGDTLAFDKSTIDIPTGCETFTLTLHHTGQYPVTVMGHNVVIAKMADIDAVAKNSLGAGPYRQYVEPSDKRVITRSKVIGGGKSVELKIDVAKLRAAGGGFGYFCSFPGHAGGMRGQINLVQPAA; translated from the coding sequence ATGAAAAAACTAACTTTTCTTGCATTTACGATGGTGTCGGCGCTTGCAATGGCGAGCTGTGATAGCGGCCTCAAAGTCGTCGATGCGGGCGCGCATGCCGCCGAACCCGCAAAAGAAGACCCAAGCAACACAAGCGCAAACATCAGCATGCCGCCTGAAAATCCGCCGGACGATGTGGCACCTACGGCAGGTGAATCCGTGGCCGTCGATGCGCCGCCAATTCCTGCGGGACCTGCAGTCGACCCTTCGCGCTGCGATGCGACGATCAGCGCAGGTGACACGCTCGCGTTCGACAAGTCGACGATCGACATTCCGACCGGATGCGAAACATTCACGCTGACTCTGCATCACACGGGGCAGTACCCGGTGACCGTCATGGGACACAACGTCGTGATTGCCAAGATGGCGGACATCGACGCCGTCGCAAAGAACAGCTTAGGTGCGGGCCCCTACCGTCAGTACGTCGAACCGAGCGATAAGCGCGTCATCACGCGCAGCAAAGTGATCGGCGGCGGCAAATCGGTTGAACTGAAGATCGACGTTGCCAAATTGCGGGCTGCAGGTGGCGGCTTCGGCTATTTCTGTAGCTTCCCGGGCCATGCGGGCGGCATGCGAGGCCAAATCAATCTGGTGCAACCTGCGGCGTAA
- a CDS encoding hypoxanthine-guanine phosphoribosyltransferase, whose product MTRPSLSDALARADVIHDAASISDAVKSMAIDIADEYRDDAQAPLFVTVMNGGMPFAADLAMALGDEGLDVEFDYLHATRYRGETSGGSRLAWLHRPNTPLRDRRVLLVDDILDEGHTMLAVKRWCEDQGAADVLIAVAAIKVHDRCVEGIDADFVGLEVPDAYVFGYGMDYHEQGRNLRAIFALRT is encoded by the coding sequence ATGACGCGTCCAAGTTTGTCTGACGCATTGGCGCGTGCTGATGTCATTCATGACGCGGCATCGATTTCTGACGCCGTGAAGTCGATGGCCATCGACATCGCAGACGAATATCGCGATGACGCGCAGGCCCCTTTGTTTGTCACGGTCATGAATGGTGGCATGCCATTTGCCGCCGATTTGGCAATGGCTTTGGGCGACGAAGGCTTGGATGTCGAATTCGACTATCTGCATGCAACCCGCTATCGCGGTGAAACCTCCGGGGGTTCTCGCTTGGCGTGGTTGCATCGACCCAATACGCCATTGAGAGATCGTCGTGTCTTGTTGGTCGACGATATTCTCGACGAAGGGCACACGATGTTGGCGGTGAAGCGCTGGTGTGAAGACCAAGGCGCTGCAGATGTGTTGATTGCTGTTGCGGCGATCAAAGTGCATGACCGGTGTGTTGAGGGCATTGATGCAGACTTTGTCGGCCTGGAAGTGCCTGACGCCTATGTGTTTGGTTATGGCATGGACTATCACGAGCAAGGACGCAATCTACGCGCGATTTTCGCGCTTCGCACTTAG
- the pheA gene encoding prephenate dehydratase, producing the protein MADQPSPTDLAALRVRIDGIDNTIEQLILERARYARQVGQAKGDLAAAVDYYRPEREAQVLRRVIDRNEGPLSDEVLVRVFREIMSACLAQQEPLKVGYLGPEGTFSQQAVHKHFGQSSRGLPLASIEEVFQEVAAEHADFGVVPVENSGQGTIQSTLDMFLTSPLTICGEVEVRVHQHLLSRTGRMEDIERVYSHPMSLAQCRSWLRQNLPNAERIPVSSNAEAARRARNADDAAAIAGESAGHVYGLKSIAGPIEDRDDNTTRFLVIGRSLFPPSGHDRTSLLVFIHDRPGALYGILEPLARHGISMNRIESRPAHSRLWEYAFFIDVGGHRDESPLKDALAEINSAAGEVRVLGSYPVAVL; encoded by the coding sequence ATGGCTGATCAACCATCCCCCACAGACCTCGCCGCGTTGCGAGTGCGCATCGACGGTATCGACAACACGATTGAGCAGCTCATCCTTGAGCGGGCGCGCTATGCCCGACAAGTGGGACAGGCCAAAGGCGATCTCGCCGCGGCAGTCGATTACTACCGTCCTGAGCGCGAAGCGCAGGTCCTGCGCCGGGTGATCGATCGCAATGAAGGGCCACTCAGCGACGAAGTGCTCGTACGTGTTTTCCGCGAAATCATGTCAGCCTGTCTCGCGCAGCAAGAACCGTTGAAAGTCGGGTATCTCGGCCCGGAAGGGACGTTCTCGCAGCAGGCCGTGCACAAACACTTCGGTCAGTCCTCACGGGGTCTGCCATTGGCGAGTATCGAAGAAGTATTTCAAGAAGTCGCTGCAGAACATGCCGACTTCGGCGTTGTCCCCGTCGAAAACTCGGGGCAAGGCACGATCCAATCCACGCTAGACATGTTTCTGACATCGCCACTCACGATCTGCGGTGAAGTCGAAGTGCGCGTGCATCAACATCTACTCTCGCGCACCGGGCGCATGGAGGACATCGAGCGCGTGTATTCGCATCCGATGTCGCTCGCACAGTGCCGTAGTTGGCTGCGTCAAAATCTGCCAAATGCCGAACGCATTCCGGTGTCGAGCAATGCCGAAGCCGCAAGACGCGCACGCAATGCCGACGATGCGGCAGCCATCGCCGGGGAGTCCGCGGGGCATGTGTACGGACTCAAATCCATCGCGGGCCCGATCGAAGATCGCGACGACAACACCACACGGTTCTTGGTGATCGGGCGTTCGTTGTTTCCGCCATCGGGGCACGATCGCACCTCACTGCTTGTGTTTATCCACGATCGTCCGGGCGCGCTGTACGGCATTCTGGAACCGCTGGCGCGTCACGGCATCAGCATGAACCGAATTGAATCGAGGCCTGCGCATTCTCGACTATGGGAGTACGCCTTCTTTATCGACGTAGGCGGGCACCGCGATGAATCGCCGCTCAAGGACGCGCTTGCTGAAATCAATAGCGCTGCGGGCGAAGTACGCGTACTGGGCTCATACCCGGTCGCGGTGCTCTGA